CCCCAGATTGTGTAATAATAAGCCGACTCCCAGAGTAATAAGTTACCAACTGTGCAATCAACGGACAATATCAACGACCTTGCTGCGGCTTTACAACAGCCTGCGGATCTCACCTTTGAACTGCCAGATCCCGAAGATGAACAAATTCCTGAGTCAGATTTCCAACAACAACTGGATGTAGCATGGCAGGTATGCGATCGCTTTGATTTGCAAACCGAAATTTGGCGGGGGCGCATCTTAAGGGCTATCCGCGACAGAGAGAAAAAAGGCGGTGATGGACGCGGTACAGGCTTCCTCAACTGGCTCAAGGAACGAGAAATTAGTAAGAGTCAAGCTTACGCCTGGATTCAACTAGCCAATAGTGCTGATACCCTTTTGGAAGAAGGTAAGCTTGAGCCTAGCGCAGTTAATAATTTTAGTAAACGCGCTTTTGTGGAAACCTCCAAAGCCTCCCCAGAAGTGCAACAAATGGTAAGCGAAGCCGCAAGTAAAGGCGATCGCATCACTAGGCGCGAAGTCCGTCAACTCACTGACGAATGGACAGCCATGTCGTCAGATTTGTTACCAGAACCAGTTAAGGTAAAAGCAGCCGAAAATTCCCTTCCTCCCCGCTACATTGCCCCTTTGGTGAAGGAAATGGAAAAGTTGCCAGAAGCACACCAGAAATTCATCCAAAAAGAAATAGCTGCTAACCCAGATGTGGACACCCTTAAACAAGCCACCACAGAAGCCCGTCAACTAGCTAAATATCTCAAATCCGCCGCCCAAGTCCAAGCCTTAACAGAGAATGATGTAGACATCGAAACAGCCCTAGAAGAAGCTCAGAGAGTCGGCTGTTTGAGTATAGCTGCTGACTTAGTAAATCAAGCATCCCAGATGGAACAAACCATTGCTAAGTTATACATGACTTGGAAACGCATCAGTAATTTGGCGGATAGGTTATATGTAGATACTGGTGCAAGTACCCCCAACTTGCGATCGCTCCTGGGTTGCATAGAACCGCTAGGTACTGAAGTCATGGAAATACAACTCACTGGTGCAACTGAACACACCGTCCGTTTGCAAATTCAGGAGACGAATTAGTCAGTTGACAGTTGACAGATTATTTCCATTGTCAATTGTCAATTGTCCACTGCTTAATTCTTAATCCCCGTCGTAGCAATACCCCTGATAAACTGACGCTGACCGATGAGGAATAGCACCATCACGGGTACGGTAGCAATAGTTACGGCTGCCATCATCAAAGGCCAATTGTTGGTAAACTGCTCCTGAAAGTCTGCTAAGGCTAACTGGACTGTTCTTAATTCTGGTCTTGTGGTGAAGACTAAGGGCTTAAATAAATCATTCCATTCACCGATGAAGGTGAACAGAAACAGTGTCACCAAGGCAGGACGGGCTAAGGGTAACATGATTTGCCATAAAATTTGTAGTCGGTTTGCCCCATCGATGGTTGCAGCTTCTTCCAACTCTACGGGAATTGTCTGAAAATACTGACGTAAAAGGAAAATCCCAAAGCCATTGACAGCCGTTGGTAAAATTAATGCACCGTAGGTATTAATTAAGTGACCCCACTTCAAAACTAAAAAGATGGGAATCACCAATAATTGAAAGGGAATAATTAAAGTTGCTAAGACAATTAAAAGTAGTGCTTGCCTACCTCGGAATTTCAGTCTGGCTAAAGCGTAACCCGCTAAAGCCGAAGTCACAATCTGAAATGCCGTCACTGCGATCGCTACCAAGGTAGAATTAGCAAATGCCAACAAAAATTTGCCTCGTTGCCAAGCTTCGCGGTAATTCGCTAATGACCAATTATTTTTAGGTAAAAGTTCTACATTTGAACCTGGAGGTAAAAAGGAAGTAAGAAAGACCACAAAAAGTGGTAACAGGACGATGAATGCCCCCAGTAGTAGCACTGCTAAACTCCAAAAGTCAGCAGATTTCCAATTCCAGTTTAATTTGGGCATGAGTTAAATAGTCAAACACTTATTTCTTTAGTATTAGTAAGAAAGACACCAGCAACCGCTAATCTATAACATAGGCAATTGTTAAGTAAAATTAAACCACAATGAGTAATACCCTAAATTCATAGGGTAAATTAAAGTTTGGTATCAAATAATTCTGGTTTACAGGAGTAAACATATCATGCAGCAGGTTGCAGCCGATTTAGAAATTGATTTTCAGAGCGAAAAATATAAAGATGCTTATAGCCGTATAAATGCGATCGTTATTGAAGGTGAACAAGAAGCCTACGAAAATTACATCCAACTAGCTGATCTGCTGCCAGAACACAAGGAAGACTTAATTAGGCTATCCAAGATGGAAAGCCGCCACAAAAAAGGATTTGAAGCCTGTGGCAGAAATCTGGCAGTTACACCAGATATGCAGTTTGCTAAGGAATTTTTTGCTGGACTACACGGTAACTTTCAAAAAGCGGCTGCCGAAGGTAAAGTTGTTACTTGCCTACTGATTCAGTCTCTCATCATCGAATGTTTTGCGATCGCCGCATACAACATCTACATCCCTGTTGCTGACGACTTTGCTCGTAAAATTACCGAGGGTGTAGTAAAAGATGAATATAGTCACCTCAACTTTGGCGAGGTTTGGTTACAGAAAAATTTTGCCGAATCAAAAGCAGAATTAGAAGAAGCTAATCGTCAGAACCTTCCTATA
Above is a genomic segment from Nostoc sp. MS1 containing:
- a CDS encoding carbohydrate ABC transporter permease, translated to MPKLNWNWKSADFWSLAVLLLGAFIVLLPLFVVFLTSFLPPGSNVELLPKNNWSLANYREAWQRGKFLLAFANSTLVAIAVTAFQIVTSALAGYALARLKFRGRQALLLIVLATLIIPFQLLVIPIFLVLKWGHLINTYGALILPTAVNGFGIFLLRQYFQTIPVELEEAATIDGANRLQILWQIMLPLARPALVTLFLFTFIGEWNDLFKPLVFTTRPELRTVQLALADFQEQFTNNWPLMMAAVTIATVPVMVLFLIGQRQFIRGIATTGIKN
- a CDS encoding aldehyde oxygenase (deformylating) gives rise to the protein MQQVAADLEIDFQSEKYKDAYSRINAIVIEGEQEAYENYIQLADLLPEHKEDLIRLSKMESRHKKGFEACGRNLAVTPDMQFAKEFFAGLHGNFQKAAAEGKVVTCLLIQSLIIECFAIAAYNIYIPVADDFARKITEGVVKDEYSHLNFGEVWLQKNFAESKAELEEANRQNLPIVWKMLNQVEHDAATLAMEKEALVEDFMIQYGEALGNIGFTTKDIMRLSAHGLKAA